The segment GGAGTTGGACGGGGTACAGTGTTCACAGCAGGAGACAGAGGTTCAGAGGGCAGTTTGTGTGGGGTCTCCATGGCTCTGGGGCCGCTCGCGGTTTTTCTGCTCCAGGTGGGCGGGACTCACTGCCACTGCCTCCGCCCTGTTTAAGTTCTCAGCGGGGACAGCGGGGCCGTTCAATTGGACGCTGGTTTCTGAGGGAGGGGGCAGGGTTCTCTCTGCATACTCATTGGCTGCTGGTGGCGTTACGATGACATAGTTGGGCTCTGGCTGTGGAGCACTGGGGCGTCGCTGCAGTGCATGCTGGGTACAGGAGAAGGAGCGCTGGCGAGGGGCGGGCTGAGGAGACAGGAAGTGAGGGGTTATGGGCCTTGGGACGTCCTGAGGCCTTTCACGGTCCTCGTCCTCTGATGTAACTTCCTGCAGAGTGCTGATTGGTCGAGGAGAGCGGCCCATGATTCGGGGAGGGACTAGGGCTGTTGTTGATTGGTTGATCTGGGGCCTCCAGGTGTGAGGGGAGGGGTACTGCACTCTGCCAGGGGACCAATCACTGAGAAGAAAGAATATAGAACATTAATGTGCATGTCCTGGACATATTTGGTGCTTTGACAGTGTGTCTCTGTTCACTTGTGTCTACAAAGTCTCCTTATTCTTCACCTGTAAATCTTTGCTCTATTGGTTATTTTCAGGTTTCAGAATGTGATGTCATTCTCTCAGATCGaggcaagagacagatttccTTATTCATTGAAAATAAATTTACAAATCTTCAATgtgattatttctattagtgacttgACCCTAGAACTCGCTAGAACAACCCAACCTTAgggtctttaaaatgtgaaaaacagaactagttcattttaaacagtttgccgTGGCCCAAATGTTTTCCAGATTTGTTTTCCAGAGGTGGATTTTGTTGTCacggtaaagttaacaacaactagtatgcttgTGCGCACTTCTTGATCCTCTGGTAATATTtgtatatctgtatatttgcactgggggcaagacacattttgacacatatgaaaacatgacatcacaacagtctatgggccaataatatttaacacagattgaggaagctaaaatgaatattggtaaaatgcaaatatacaaacacacagagctgttcagtctaattaataataattcatgttcatatatttcatggtaaagtacattGTAATCAGTGAcaatctggctcttgcccccatgtgggagtatgacatcatcacattataaaatctgaaaaacaccaattATTGGCCTATTCATTGGcacaatgatgaaaaattaggattgttgccgtagcgattgcccgtttaaaacaaaatatcttttgaatggggaaatgtcctcaaaatgttgaatttaaaggtgcagtagggctacttgatttttacagttttcaaaacatgaaaaacaaaagtagctaattttaaatggtttggtctgaatttattcctcacttagcgTAAGCATTGTGAGCATCCTGATTATACACTGTGCTGAGTTTATGAGTTCAGTGGTTTTCACTAAAGGTAACACAGTTAGCATGCAAATGCAGGTCTGGAGGGTGGTCACGTAGGGCTGGTTTATACAGTAATGCTTCTGTTGATTTGCACAGGcctaaaatattacatatatatatttattttattatgtaaatTGAGATAAGGCTGGCTAGTAGGAGACAATTTTTTATGTTAATGTTAACTACCCTGAAACAATGTCCTAACCTTAACATAATCCTATTTTTAAACTTAACCAAACCCAAACTTTAACCCAATCCCTTACGCTAACCTTAAACATAACCCATGTcctaacataaaaaaataagctTGGTCCTATGAGTGACCAATTGCAGCAGAGCGTCCCTCCtgacattaaagggcccatgttacactattttccaatgttataaaataataataatgtaataatgttacaatgttgtttccacatcacaaacatacctggagttgtgttttagttcttctctcaaactgaaaacgctctgttcctccttgtgatgtcatgtggtaatgcaggaagtgctccattgtgtttttaaactccacacaccttcactagaatttggataatttcagctctggaattgcctgCTTCTAGTGCACTAAGGTATAAGGtcattgttaactttaaaactaccactacgtgacatcaaaaggtggaacagagcattttgagctttggagatatatatacattactcaaacgtgtgaataaaacaaaatacaactccaggtatgttttttgatgaggtaacataattataacatggcataaagctctaaaattttgcacaatatagaaTCTTTAACCTTCCTACATGAACATAGGCCTGCTTCTGCCACTTGCTCACCTTGGGGGCAGAGCTCCTATGGTGCCGGAGAACGATGCGCTCCTTCCGGGCAGTCCTTGAGCGCCCCCCCATGAGCAGGAGGGGTAGGCCACTCCGCGGTCGTCCCACAGCACGTCGCAGCTGCTGTCCTGCACCGCGGCCGGCCTTCTGTGCATCTGGTGAGACAGGAGCATCTCCAGGATCTGGTGGTGCATGCCCTCTTGAGCAGCGTCCACCGCATGCCGGCCCCTTCTGTCCCGGAGGTCCAAGTTGGCTCcatgaaggaggaggagcctggcagtgtcatagcaaccatgCAGTGCGGACAAGAAGAGAGCCGTTTCACCCTGTGGAAGAAAGATTGCAAGAAGGGATGAAACTTCAGGAGTCAGTAATAGACATATGTATGAcaaattttcatatttttctctttATAACCTTATTTGGTGGTCTAGcataatatttatcatagttttacattagccaagtgcagtttgtgaagaagTGGCTCAGTGATTAGAGGTCCTGTGGTTTAGAGAGCCCGCTCAGgccaagtagaagtagtaggtaacagttatgtaatTACCTTCGTATGTCACATCAGCAGCTCAcatcatgtccaaccaggaagtaaaattataatctTCATCAAAATGATTAACTAATAGTACATTGTGCATCATGCCCCCTTACTCTGCataattttataataatgtTACCTTATTGTCCTGGAGGTCCACAGCTGCACCATAGCGGATGAGAGTCCTCGCCAAAGACAAGTGGTTTACTGAGCATGCCCAGTGCAGCGCCGACCTCCCTGAGAGACAGTGAGTGTAAGAGCGGGCAGGACACGAGGGAGGGGCACACGGAGGGGGTCACAAAGCCACAACAACCATCCCACAAGATAGCCAAGGGTGTAGGGAACAGGCAGATAGAACACAAGGCAAGCACGAAGGGGAAGGTAATGGGAAGGGAAGAATGTTAGATGAGGTCAGAGTCAGGGGACGGCAACAGAGGGACATCTGGACGGGAGCGGGACACAAGGGGAGTCATGGAGAGACAGgcacagagacaaaaacaggaGGTGAGAGACAAAAGGCCAGTGTGCTACTCTCATTCACTCCAGTGCACTGTATAAGCACACGACTCCACCTCCTAGCACTTTGTTTAAGTCTGGTTtacaactgaaaacactctgttcctccttgtgacgtcatgtggtaatacaggaagtgctctactgtgtttttaaactccatacaccttcacaaaaatcatttggataatttcaggtaAAAGTTTCAAGGTAAAAGTTTgttgataacttgaaaactacgactacatgacatcacaaggtggaacagaacattttgagctttgaagatgtagacagactaagtataaaggattgctcaaacatgtgtgaataaaactaaatcacaactacaggtatgtttttgaggaggtaacgacatgactaacagctcacaagagtcaattttgtgcaatataggacctttaactgcaATGCAAGAGTTTGGTTTCTGCTCACAAATGTGATCCAAATATAATATTGTCCTAAAAATATAGGGAGTCCAAGactttagtttaaaaaatgtattggtggcaattgataagatgtcttgttctgttgtgatttccaaagtttttacctcatttaatacatcTCTATATGGGCATCATTAGTGGCACAAAGATGATCAAGATGATACTTGATTTCTTGCCAGTTTTGCtctagcagagcctcatcaatggtgGCAATTGCATCTGttattttttgctttagttcagtaatatCTCGTATTTTTCTTCGATACACAATATCTTTAACAAATCCCCACAGAATGAAATCCAGAGGTCTGAAATCCACATGGTCCATCCCTTCCAATCCCCATGGTCCATCCCtgaatcaaacatttccagactaTGAATAGTCTGGAAATGTTACAAACATGTAGACCCCAGTTTGATTAAAAACTTGTATAACCattgagtacaatagaacacatCTGATGAATATATCTTATCACTTCCCTttgtaattaattttttttttttttaattgtaaagaggctttatggacaccctgtagaTTAACTAACTAACTACTTTTATTTCTGCATTAGTTGAAGCTAGACTTCTACTTTGTTGAgaggacagttctccataaaacCAATGTAAAGAGGACATGCTATTTGTGtaatgattattttacattttgttcttaagATCCTATAGGTCCCTTCTCTTCATAGTTACATCTCACTGTAACAAGCGGTGGATTTCATTTACATATTCTTGTTGTTGTAAAATGTCTATGAACCCTCCACATGTCTGATCTTTCCTGTGCAGACCAACAGCAGGGTGTTGCAGTGTCCATGCTCACTCTCTCATAAAactgttgtgtctgtgctgGGAGCCTCACCTGTGTGGTCAGTGTTGTTGACCGGGACTCCAGCTCTCAGCAGCTCCAGCACCACCCTGTCCAGCCCGCTCCTGACCGCTCGGATCAGAACCACCGATCCGTCTGGGCCGCACCACTCTGCAGACTGCTCACAGGCAGAACATGTGGGTCATTTTATGTTCCAGATGTGAAACGTTAAATATAAACACATCAAAATGTGAACAGAACGTACATGCTGAGGAGGgctgagcagaggaggaggcatgGCATTTCTTTCCCAACCTCTAGGGGGCGCTGGCATACAACACAAGTACATTATGGATTATGAATCATTTAACTTGCTTAAATGTGCTAagtacttaaaggtgcattatgtaacctttctggtgatagttctgccacctgcttgtctctgtggaaacgttattactttgccttgaatgtagtaaacatttactttattattactaaagatcaaccaatatgtttttttttcatggccgatacgATATGATAATGATAATCCAGAGAAACTGATGGTTGATAAGATCTATTGATATTTGTCGATCAATAAATTCACTGCACTAATTctccaaattatgtaatttaaatttgctacaaactcatccacagtCCTTTTTTACCACAACCCCATAAGAGAGCTGTGCACTTTGATGCCAACTGCATGTGTCAAAAAAGACAGACAACATTTAAGCTAAGAAATAACATATCCAtatatgaagacaagcaggaagTGGAGCCTCCAGCAGCAAAGTTACATGGTGCTTCTTTAAAAGAGGTGTTGGCCTTACCCTGTGAGGGCGTGCGCCCCTGGCCTGCTGCCCCCCTGTAGGCTCTTTCTCCTGGGCTGCGATGGTCACAGATGAAGGCGGCCTCATGGCGTTTGGTGCAGCGGCTGGCGATGTCCTCCATGGAGCTCTGTGTCACGTCTGTGTCACTCCCAATGTCCTGCTCCCTCCTCAGAGGCCTGCAGAGCACAAGCCATGTGTCACTCATAAACGTAAGGATCATTCAAGCATATTCAAGTGCACAACAGGTTATGCTATGGGCCTACGGCTTCTTTTGGGAGAGGAGCACTACTGCACATGGTCGGTGGGCTGCACAGTCACCAAAGTAAACACAAGGCACTGAACATTGCCCATTCACTGAAACTTGCAGCCATGTTCAAACCCCGGGTTTGGACGGGGTTTCTCTCTTctgtagttttgaacaggagGTCAAGGGATCCGTTTCTATTCATAAGATGCTTTAGATCAACATTGCACTTTACAATAAACacaatgtaaaattatgatctACTTACGTTATAGTTTATAATGTGTACCCATGACTATCTAatccaaaaaaatatatattcctTTTGAGATTCCATTCTCCCACTCTGAAGTGTGAGTGTTGACAGCTGGTGGCTGACCTCATGCGCATGGCGTCCTCCCCCAGCGGCTCACGTCTGCGCCTCTTCTCTGCCTCCTTGgctttcttctttttcctcagACCCAGTTTGTCCCTGTCCCGAGCCGAGTGTATTCTGGGATCCGGAACAGTGCCGGGTCCTCCCCAGGGTGTGGCTTTGGTCTTGGTGGGACGGGTGCTCATGGAGAGGCTGCGGCTCCCTTGGGTGCTGCTGTGAGTGCCCCCTGTGTGCGCCCGCTGTCTCACCCTCCTCATCACCATCAGCACCGCCACGCACAGAAGCAGAAGCAGAGCCAGCGCCACAGCAACCACGGCCCACATCCACGACGCCATGGGGGCTGCCAAAGATATACCTTTATGTTgatttattacaaacaaaaaattaaatatgtaaTAACATACAATTCAAACTAATACATAGTGTTTAAAATGGCAATGTAAAGCTATAACAGGGCCTAGCAGCAGTTAAAAATAGATTTATCTCATGTTTATCCCCATATAACTGGCCACAGTGGTaaagtggcagagtggttagcacttTCCTCACAGAAAGGAAGTTCCCAGTTCATTTCCCAGACAGGTCGGGCACTTTCTGTGAGGGTCCAGTTAGGTTTCCACCAGCCTTAAACATGCACGGTAGAAAAATCCTCCAGTGCTCGTCACAAAGATCTATTCCTGAGAATGGGTCCTCAGACGCTGCATTGTGGCTGCCCACAACTCTTAACTGATGTGAACAATGCTCCATAAAAGTGCTCCTTTTATGGTCCATTTGTGAgagttaataataattatgacaatgcattggatttatgtAGCACCTTTCAAGACGCCCAAAGTATTTTACGGTGTATTACTCATTCACTCTACTCTAAAAGGTTgtgcccctcccaccaccaaacACTCTAACCCCATATTTATACAACAGCAATGCTGGTGAAATATTGATGTGGCAATTCTCTAGCTAATATGTAAAACCACATCCTCCTGTCcccaatattatacattttaaccTGTCTGTTGAAATCTTTAGCATAGAATTTTGATATTCCAGTGGtctaaataaattcataaacgATGGTCCTCATTTGTCAACGTTGCAGTGAAAAGAGTGTATacttgtgtgtatatttgtacaTAATCCAGAGGGCGCATGGTATTTATGAACCTGTGTACCTAGTTGCCATCCTGCTGTAAGCACGAACAGCTGGTGATAAATGTAGTGACAGAAAACCAACGTCATTTTAATGACATGCCCCaaaatattcatgtttcattAGGCCTCACCCACAGGAGAGTGAGCAAGCCATGGTGAGTGCTTCAGCCGTGTCTTTACCGCTTTTGTGGTTCTGCTCTGGGCTGATGTGCAGAGGTTTGTGTTCAAATTTATGCTTACATCAATGATCTCATGATGAGAACTTGGGATGTGTTTTGGACTTTAAAAAGTGTAGCATCAGCCGCATGGCCCTGAGCATTCTgcagtttgtttaaaatgagtGTATTTGGAACGTCACCTCCAGACCTGCTGTACAATGTGTGCACACCATGCGCACCATGCGCTCACATCAAGTTTGATAAATCCATTTTGGTCACAGACCAGATATATGTGCCAGTTTTGCCGTAAGAAAGTTTCATAAATGAGGGTCATTCTGTATTTTCTCTGGACCATTTATAGTTTCAAGACATTTCTCCAGAAACGTAGAAGTAATTTTAAATGCACCCCAGGAGATGAGgccaataaatacacaaaagaacACTGAGTAAGGCTTACGTTTGACCTCCACACTAGGGTTctcctggtccctggtccccaGCTCCTCCCTGAGGCCCCTGAGGCTGATAACTGCCTGGAGCTCGGGCAGGGTGGCTTTGAGAGCGGGCTGCAGCTGGAGCACTGCGCGCAGGAAGGATGCTGCCTCAGTGCTATAGGGGAAACAGGAGGAGGGCACCGAGGAGCAGGGCCGATTATCCACCTGCAGGGCCAGGAGggaactgcacacacacagacacagcagtgaGGTAAAGATACTGTACACATGTATTCACATTGCTATAGTGTTATTCACAAAATGATTCTACAAAATGTTCTTAATGCAATTATTATGTCAATCCTGATTGAAGTTCTTTGTTACACAGAGCTAAATATGCAGAGCTGCTGGTTTTCTATTATGAGCCCAAGTAAATCAGAATGGCCTTTCAGTAACAGCCTCTAATGAAAAAGTCTATTCCAACAATTGAATTCTgcactgtgtgtgtatgtgaatgtgtttgaatgtggGAGTGACTGACATGTTGCacataaatatgtgttttaaagATTTGCTTTTAAACAGTTGAAATGCTTAGTGTAGAGAAAAGCCCAACCAGGGACAGAAGCTGAGAATTAGCACTAGTTATACACTTacatgcatcacatcagctgcatgCTCTGCCTATGACTATGTATGACtatgtccctgtcaaataaataatgaacgagaattttgataattttctaTGATGTACAACTTCTGTGACAGTTTGAACCTCAACATAATCTCAACACAGCATGGTTTAAAatggctatataaaaatgcatatagGTTCAATTAGATTATTCACACCAATGTTCATAAAACCTTTCCAAAATACTTCCCTCCTTATAGCTGAAATGTCAACAAACTTTAAATATAAGAGCTATAAGAATAGATAACGTTATGGGTGTTTATGAGTAATAGTTAAAGTAGTTCTGCAGTAGCAATACCACAAATTAGAACACCTGCCATTCATAACAACAACACTTTGAACTTACATTTACACATCCCATACAGAAGACTTTGGTGCACCTCTGGGATGGCTGTAGTGTACATACCCATTAGCATCACTGTCTGTGGCCTGCGTGAGGAGCTCCTCCAGCTGCCCAGGGCCGTAGTGGAACAGGTCTCTAGAAGAGCCAAAGGGAGTGGCCCCCCTTAGCTTCAGAGGGGACTGGAGCACTACGCTGAGGgcccacagcacagaggagttAGTGAAGGCGccctgagagagagggagccgGGTGTGTACCAGGAGGGTCCCCTTAGCCCACACGGGGGTCTGCTGGGACATGCAGTCACCCCCGTCCCACCCACAGGGGGCACTGTCACAGCCGCGGTCGCAGTGGGAGTTGCCGTAGTGGTTGCGACAGTACTGGATGTGGCCTGGACTGAGGAAACAAACAGGAATTATGTGATCAACCAAGAGAAAAGTTACAAGGCAGAAGAaatttttatgacttttttttcagatttgaaagtttttcttttcatgaatttgaacaaaatttgtcccagtacagatacattgtagcttttgagatcaaaataaatccactgtgtactgtttgcatctaattataaagccttcCTTCTGGTGTCTGAGAGCAGAGTAAGAGCGCTAGGGTCAGattgagggttagggttagagttagggtgaGGGGGTTAGGGGTAAGGGTCAGGGTCACATTAGGGGTTGGGGTCACCTTGGGCTGTTGGGTTAGGGTCAGATTGGGGGTAAGAGTTAGGAGGTTAGGGTAGGTTGGGTTTTGGGTTAGGTGGTAAGGGTCAGATTGGGGTTTATTgatagggggttagggtcagattGGGcttttgggttagggttagatttGTGTTTGGGAGTGTCAGTCAGATTTGGGGCTTAGAGTTAGGAGTCaggttattattgttatagtcAGGTTGGATTTTGGGTTGAGGGTAAGGGTCAGATTGGGGTTTAGgtttagggggttagggtcagctTGGGCGTTATGGTTTAGGGAGGTTACGTGGTTAGGGTGAGATTGGGGGTTATTGCTTAGTGTTACATGGTTTGGGGGTTACGGTCTGATTGGGGCTTAGGGTAAGGGAGTTGGGGTCATattggggttagggttacgtGGTTTGTGGGTTAGGGTCTGATTGGGGGTTAGGGTTATAGTCAAACTGGACTATGGGCCTTGTGTGGACATTAAACACTCACTTGCAGGCAGGGCGCTCCTGGACACAGTCAAAGCCGTCCCGCAGACACTCAGGCTCCTTACACTCTTTGTCACATGCACCGTCCCCAAACTTGTCCTTACAGTTCCTGCTGACTGGACACTGGCCCCAGGGGTCACTGGACACAGCTGTGCACATTATACATGCATTAGAAAGACATTGGTAGGTAGTATCATTAAATGTAAGTGCAGCATTGTGGACCTACACACCCTCACTGAAAATTGTCTGCTTCTATAAAAAGGTGAGCATaaccttaaaggaactgtatgtagactgtgctcttactgttttaaaaaaggcATTACAATCACAGTggaacctgtgtgtccagagccttaacctgcagatagagacacacacaagtttgtcccattctcagtttatggacaggcctcatgtgaaaagctcagaacttccagaattcacttactgagctgcagatgctgcagtagcactgattcatgattggctgcaggtgctgctAGGTATAAATCAACTTGATCTATCTCTCTCCCCAAACATGAGGTAAACATGTCCAAATTagatatagcttttactgatagcatttctaatgcagatttattcttaACGTAGTAGGGTGGACTTTATGGAGTAACCAGTAGGTGGCAGTGgagcaaaaactaaaaaagcaTCCATGAGGTGTAGCTGAGGGCCGGGCTCTGCTCTACTGTGGGCAATGCAATGCTCCttgtctgtggtgatgggttTGTGTggactccagctcctccggaATGATATTGGGCCTTTTTTATAGTGAATGAAAGTATAACAACCAGAAGTCCTAATTTAACTTAGAGCTCACTTGCCTCCATCAGTGAGCAAACCTGTGTGCCGTATGCTTTAGTTGTTATTTCATCTGTTTAGTTAAACTCAGTGGCGTTGCTGGTTTATTTTTACCTTATCATAATTTAGTTATGTTTACTTTGTCACCCACTTGTAATGCCAcattaatacaaaaacattagacataaggtcccatttatttat is part of the Periophthalmus magnuspinnatus isolate fPerMag1 chromosome 16, fPerMag1.2.pri, whole genome shotgun sequence genome and harbors:
- the notchl gene encoding neurogenic locus notch homolog protein 1; amino-acid sequence: MAARWSLRTLILLGLSWSGQAVSSDPWGQCPVSRNCKDKFGDGACDKECKEPECLRDGFDCVQERPACNPGHIQYCRNHYGNSHCDRGCDSAPCGWDGGDCMSQQTPVWAKGTLLVHTRLPLSQGAFTNSSVLWALSVVLQSPLKLRGATPFGSSRDLFHYGPGQLEELLTQATDSDANGSLLALQVDNRPCSSVPSSCFPYSTEAASFLRAVLQLQPALKATLPELQAVISLRGLREELGTRDQENPSVEVKPPMASWMWAVVAVALALLLLLCVAVLMVMRRVRQRAHTGGTHSSTQGSRSLSMSTRPTKTKATPWGGPGTVPDPRIHSARDRDKLGLRKKKKAKEAEKRRRREPLGEDAMRMRPLRREQDIGSDTDVTQSSMEDIASRCTKRHEAAFICDHRSPGERAYRGAAGQGRTPSQAPPRGWERNAMPPPLLSPPQHSAEWCGPDGSVVLIRAVRSGLDRVVLELLRAGVPVNNTDHTGRSALHWACSVNHLSLARTLIRYGAAVDLQDNKGETALFLSALHGCYDTARLLLLHGANLDLRDRRGRHAVDAAQEGMHHQILEMLLSHQMHRRPAAVQDSSCDVLWDDRGVAYPSCSWGGAQGLPGRSASFSGTIGALPPSDWSPGRVQYPSPHTWRPQINQSTTALVPPRIMGRSPRPISTLQEVTSEDEDRERPQDVPRPITPHFLSPQPAPRQRSFSCTQHALQRRPSAPQPEPNYVIVTPPAANEYAERTLPPPSETSVQLNGPAVPAENLNRAEAVAVSPAHLEQKNRERPQSHGDPTQTAL